AGCCAGTCGAGTTGATATTGAAGAAACGATTTGGGAATTGAATGAAAAGAGGTTAGAGCTGTTTGTACATTTAAAAAGTGCCGTAAAGGGCGTTTTCCCTAATGCTGATGAGAAGCAATTGCTAGATTTAAGTCGGATGATTTATTTTTTATTACATGGGATTATTATGACCTACAAAAATGTAGACGAACATGTAAATGGCATCATTAGACGTGTCTTTCCAATTGTGGAAAGGTCAATTAATTACCTTATACAGGGAGGCGTATATGATGAAAATAATCAAGGTCTCACAACACGTTTACAAAATTGAAGCTTGGTTTCTACTGAAAATGAGCGCTTGGCTAGTAAAGGCTAATAATGGGGTTTATATAGTGGATACGGGCATGCCATTTATGGGAAATCGCATTATAAAAGAGGCAGAGAAGTTAGGGGAATTGAAAGCCATTTTATTAACGCATGGACACTCTGATCATGTGGGAGGATTAAAGAAAATACTAGATAAACATAACTTGCCAGTTTATAGTCACGTTATGGATATAAAGTACATGGAAGGAAGAGAACCATTTCCAGGACGTAAGAAGAAGGAACATCTTGTTGAACCGGGGATTGTAAAACCGTTAAAACAGAATGAAGATGGGACGTTAGAAGCTGTTGAGAATCTAGTACCCTATCATACACCAGGTCATTCTCCAGGACACGTCAGTTATTATCATACACTAGATCGCGTCCTTATAGGAGGGGATTTATTTACTTCAAAGGGAGGTAAACTTAGGCAACCAATTAAAATGTTCACTGCTGATATGAGCCAAGCGATAGAAAGTGGGAAAATCGTTAAGGAATTAAAACCTGAAGTTGTAAGTATATGTCATGGGTCTGATATTAAACAACCTCATAATCAAATTAACGCATATCTACAAATGTAATAAACAATTAATACCATTTTAATTAATGGTATTTTTTTTAATATTTCGTATTTTTTTGAAAGAATATGTTGAAATGCGGATAAGTCAATTTTCATTGGTTCTCTTTTCACCTTATTTAAGTAAGCGTAATAACATCAGAACTTTAAAGCGCAACTAACGTCATTAGCTGGACTTTAATAAATTTTTTGTCTGATCAACCAAATAAAAGGGCTGTCACCTAAACTCACATGTTTAGTGACAGCCCTATCTTACTGACTTATGACTTATGTTTACAACTTGCTTCCGTTCGTTTCGATAACTGTTTTGTACCAATTGAAGGAGTCTTTTTTCATCCGTTTCATTGAGCCATGTCCTTCATTATCTCTATCAACGTAGATCATACCGTATCGTTTTT
The DNA window shown above is from Salipaludibacillus agaradhaerens and carries:
- a CDS encoding MBL fold metallo-hydrolase, with product MMKIIKVSQHVYKIEAWFLLKMSAWLVKANNGVYIVDTGMPFMGNRIIKEAEKLGELKAILLTHGHSDHVGGLKKILDKHNLPVYSHVMDIKYMEGREPFPGRKKKEHLVEPGIVKPLKQNEDGTLEAVENLVPYHTPGHSPGHVSYYHTLDRVLIGGDLFTSKGGKLRQPIKMFTADMSQAIESGKIVKELKPEVVSICHGSDIKQPHNQINAYLQM